In a single window of the Campylobacter fetus subsp. testudinum 03-427 genome:
- a CDS encoding putative protein, possible glycosyltransferase, family 1 → MLESKIDIDILVKKIASGNIPKLNHDELLGLRNAFYDFVLNKNDLPPKEYLWLIKVFEGSNLEDKKEFKNYIKTADNYLDSCDDINQKLLLIHLKTTCLILNSKTKEAMEYYILSFALLNCSEIPNLANYLEFFEKYCKDISFELYYNVCKKLFDPDYYLNLDNAQQRNILNNNLIIFWKFTNVFVNRQIIKIYDLMLKIFNYFVQNDKYEKAMHITLSMIHFYSNTNQGGGNIQNDIIVPIEAMYQRFLNHVNIPTYHTKRHTKKRIGFLKDRIVANSPYKVEYSLIKALMQNEDFRKKYQIYIYSFSTTEKALDDDYTVQELLNLGVKVEAPSFEQFRTQGFYYSYLEKSLLIRDKIIRDEIDILIDFTGSNPLAEFLFVTRSAKKQIYWSHGNTEYNIKSIDLKVSHFQPTSEYKIISVPMDNKFYNPPIDQQLIINERSKYPKDAFIVGVISRLVKIDDDRYLRSISEILKQNPKAIYLACGDGGNINRIKAKLDEFGVLDRFYFTGMINPHIYGYIIDLWLNTFPPHVQGESANEYMSKGGAILGYYEPQIFDIDDENIKKIKYDSSKLLVYIENIENFNKQTKGYDEFISDPYYIILNDKPITDSVLKAKSIIGDKSVYDVRVRIEDGKIIGYDGKFFIYKSFFKENAWYERDYEICTWILQNKDICLINENDHIYGYFTAFNMDEYIKKATMLIKNHKIRAQLKKFNSAYLNACKEITSKNILKDFENIICKK, encoded by the coding sequence TTGTTAGAAAGTAAAATTGATATAGATATTTTAGTCAAAAAAATAGCTTCTGGAAATATACCGAAGTTGAACCATGATGAGCTTTTGGGACTTAGGAACGCATTTTACGACTTTGTTTTAAATAAAAACGATCTGCCTCCAAAAGAGTATCTTTGGCTTATAAAAGTTTTTGAAGGTTCAAATTTAGAAGATAAAAAAGAATTTAAAAACTATATAAAAACAGCCGACAACTACCTTGATTCTTGTGATGATATAAATCAAAAACTTCTATTAATACATTTAAAAACAACTTGCTTAATACTAAATTCTAAGACAAAAGAGGCTATGGAATACTATATACTGAGCTTTGCATTGCTTAATTGCTCTGAGATTCCAAATCTAGCCAACTATCTTGAGTTTTTTGAAAAATACTGTAAAGATATTAGTTTTGAGTTATATTATAATGTATGCAAAAAGCTTTTTGATCCCGATTACTATCTAAATCTTGATAATGCTCAACAAAGAAATATTTTAAATAATAATCTTATAATATTTTGGAAATTTACAAATGTATTTGTTAATAGGCAAATTATAAAAATATATGATCTTATGCTAAAAATTTTTAACTATTTTGTCCAAAATGATAAATATGAAAAAGCTATGCATATAACACTTAGTATGATACATTTTTATTCAAATACCAACCAAGGCGGCGGAAATATACAAAATGATATCATAGTTCCTATTGAAGCTATGTATCAAAGATTTTTAAATCATGTAAATATACCAACATATCATACAAAAAGACATACTAAAAAACGTATAGGATTTTTAAAAGATCGTATAGTTGCAAACTCGCCGTATAAAGTTGAATATTCGCTTATAAAAGCACTTATGCAAAATGAGGATTTTAGAAAAAAATATCAAATTTATATATACTCGTTTTCGACGACCGAAAAAGCTTTGGACGATGATTATACAGTTCAAGAACTTTTAAATTTAGGGGTGAAAGTCGAAGCTCCTTCTTTTGAACAGTTTAGAACTCAAGGATTTTACTATTCATATTTGGAAAAATCACTTTTGATTAGAGATAAGATAATAAGAGATGAAATAGATATTTTGATAGATTTTACTGGGAGTAATCCTTTAGCTGAGTTTTTATTTGTCACAAGATCTGCTAAAAAACAAATATACTGGTCACATGGAAATACAGAATACAATATCAAATCGATCGATTTAAAAGTCAGTCACTTTCAGCCTACTAGCGAATATAAAATTATAAGCGTACCTATGGATAATAAATTCTATAACCCTCCTATCGACCAGCAATTGATCATAAACGAACGAAGCAAATACCCAAAAGACGCTTTCATTGTAGGCGTAATTAGCAGATTAGTAAAAATAGATGATGATCGTTATCTTCGCTCAATAAGTGAAATTTTAAAACAAAATCCAAAAGCTATATATTTAGCTTGCGGAGACGGCGGAAATATCAATCGAATAAAAGCAAAATTAGATGAATTTGGAGTTTTAGATAGATTCTACTTCACAGGAATGATAAATCCGCATATTTATGGTTATATCATAGATCTTTGGCTAAATACATTTCCGCCTCACGTTCAAGGCGAGAGTGCAAATGAGTATATGTCAAAAGGTGGTGCTATATTAGGATATTATGAGCCACAAATTTTTGATATAGATGACGAAAATATTAAAAAAATCAAATATGATAGCTCAAAACTACTGGTATATATAGAAAACATAGAGAATTTTAACAAACAAACCAAAGGATATGATGAGTTTATCTCTGATCCGTATTATATAATTTTAAACGATAAGCCTATAACAGATAGCGTTTTAAAAGCAAAATCTATAATAGGTGATAAATCAGTATACGATGTTAGAGTGCGTATTGAAGATGGAAAAATAATAGGATATGATGGTAAATTTTTTATATATAAGTCATTTTTCAAAGAAAATGCTTGGTATGAGAGGGATTATGAGATATGTACTTGGATATTGCAAAATAAAGATATTTGTCTCATAAATGAAAATGACCATATATATGGCTATTTTACAGCATTTAATATGGATGAATACATAAAAAAAGCAACTATGCTAATAAAAAACCACAAAATAAGAGCTCAGTTAAAAAAATTCAATTCGGCTTATCTAAATGCTTGTAAAGAGATTACTAGTAAAAATATACTTAAGGATTTTGAGAATATAATATGCAAAAAATAA
- a CDS encoding copper-binding protein (DUF461 domain) (Pfam match to PF04314.9 DUF461), with product MFKFTLSCALLGSLCLAANIDIESPFVKATPPNAKTSAAFMTIKNNTNKDVSLVSGSSNASKVFEIHTHLNENGMKKMVRIPQIDIPANSSVELKPGGLHIMLIDINKPLEITDKVDLTLEFSDSSKIDLKNVEVKKLAPMMKH from the coding sequence GTGTTTAAATTTACTCTTTCATGCGCTTTACTAGGTTCGCTATGTTTAGCCGCAAACATCGATATAGAGTCTCCTTTTGTAAAGGCTACGCCTCCAAATGCTAAAACTAGCGCTGCGTTTATGACTATCAAAAATAACACAAACAAAGACGTATCTTTAGTATCTGGAAGCAGTAACGCAAGCAAGGTTTTTGAAATTCATACCCATTTAAACGAAAACGGTATGAAAAAAATGGTTAGAATTCCACAAATAGACATCCCTGCAAACAGCAGCGTTGAGCTAAAACCGGGCGGACTTCACATAATGCTAATTGATATAAATAAGCCTTTAGAAATCACAGATAAAGTCGATTTAACTCTTGAGTTTAGCGACTCTAGTAAAATAGACCTAAAAAATGTAGAGGTCAAAAAACTAGCACCTATGATGAAGCATTAA
- a CDS encoding radical SAM superfamily enzyme, MoaA/NifB/PqqE/SkfB family (Pfam matches to PF04055.17 Radical_SAM, and to PF13186.2 SPASM): MKFSLDAHKLHHHLDRVLEFKQTGDCAPIYMEVSPCGSCNHRCLFCAYDYIAYPNRKLDTDNFIKFTTEVAKAGLKSMLFAGEGEPLIHNDIDKMVAHAKQCGIDCGMFSNAALLKADLAKKLLPNLTFLRFSFNAGDNQTYSKIHTPHKKTSDFEKVVENIKFANDYRKEQNLKVDLGSQFVLLPENKNSLINAVKTMKECGVDYISIKPFVLQNENQLYKNNSKFEIDQLETMISEAKNYEDDDFKVIFRQNAFSKYGQRDYSHCYGCSFITVLNSAGDLASCLPYWDKKEFVYGNINEQSFGEIWGGGRRKRVKELLENEIKTKNCPPNCRPNAINEFLNEILNPDVKHINFI, from the coding sequence ATGAAATTTAGTCTCGACGCACACAAACTACACCACCATTTAGATAGAGTTTTAGAATTTAAACAAACCGGAGATTGTGCACCTATCTATATGGAAGTAAGTCCGTGCGGATCATGCAATCACAGATGTCTGTTTTGTGCGTATGATTATATAGCCTATCCAAATAGAAAACTCGATACTGATAATTTTATCAAATTTACTACAGAAGTAGCAAAAGCCGGGCTAAAATCTATGCTATTTGCAGGTGAAGGTGAACCTTTGATACATAATGATATAGATAAAATGGTGGCTCACGCAAAACAATGCGGTATCGACTGCGGAATGTTTAGTAACGCAGCGCTTTTAAAAGCCGATCTTGCTAAAAAGTTACTCCCGAATTTAACTTTTTTACGATTCTCATTTAATGCCGGAGATAATCAAACTTACTCTAAAATTCACACTCCACACAAAAAAACAAGTGATTTTGAAAAAGTAGTAGAAAATATCAAATTTGCGAATGATTATAGAAAAGAGCAGAACTTAAAAGTAGATCTTGGGTCTCAGTTTGTACTTTTACCGGAAAATAAAAACTCTCTTATCAATGCAGTAAAAACTATGAAAGAGTGTGGTGTAGATTATATTAGCATAAAACCGTTTGTGCTACAAAATGAAAATCAACTATATAAAAATAATTCTAAATTTGAAATAGATCAGCTTGAAACAATGATAAGTGAAGCTAAGAACTATGAAGACGATGATTTTAAAGTTATTTTCAGACAAAATGCTTTTTCTAAATACGGTCAAAGAGACTACTCTCATTGCTATGGATGCAGCTTTATAACTGTGTTAAACTCAGCTGGAGATTTGGCTAGCTGCTTGCCATATTGGGATAAAAAAGAGTTTGTTTATGGCAATATAAATGAACAAAGTTTTGGAGAGATATGGGGGGGGGGTAGACGTAAACGAGTAAAAGAACTGTTAGAAAATGAAATAAAAACAAAAAATTGCCCGCCAAACTGTAGGCCAAATGCTATAAATGAGTTTTTAAATGAGATTTTAAATCCTGATGTAAAACACATAAATTTCATATAG
- a CDS encoding radical SAM superfamily enzyme, MoaA/NifB/PqqE/SkfB family, whose product MQKITIPDHYNYIALFLTLSCNLKCPYCINLNENGASRKSVTRGVIKPDIWLNFINRLDIKSDDLPLTLQGGEPTLYPYFYELVNGIDDKFKLDLLTNFMFDEDEFIRRINPSKFTRNAKYAAIRVSYHPNQNDINTLIKKHDKMKDAGFYVGIYSVLTPQNKSHIEEIMKKCKDLGIDFRVKEYLGFDGKKWHGSYKFPEAISGKVNKYCDCKTTELLISPAGLVYRCHSDLYEKRAEVADISDPNYKFEDIYRPCIVYGHCNPCDIKVKTNRFQNFGHTSVEIKNIRDLNEKEQILLENSDFKGALNL is encoded by the coding sequence ATGCAAAAAATAACCATACCAGATCATTATAATTACATAGCTCTATTTTTAACACTGTCTTGTAACTTAAAGTGTCCGTACTGTATAAATTTAAATGAAAATGGAGCCAGTAGAAAAAGTGTTACTAGAGGAGTTATAAAGCCAGATATTTGGCTAAATTTCATAAATCGTTTAGATATCAAAAGCGATGATTTGCCACTTACTCTTCAAGGCGGTGAACCAACTTTGTATCCATACTTCTACGAACTTGTAAATGGCATAGATGATAAATTTAAACTAGACCTGCTTACAAACTTTATGTTTGATGAAGATGAATTTATAAGACGTATAAATCCTTCAAAATTTACACGCAATGCGAAATATGCTGCCATAAGAGTAAGCTATCACCCAAATCAAAATGACATAAATACGCTTATAAAAAAACATGATAAGATGAAAGATGCCGGATTTTACGTAGGAATTTATTCTGTTTTAACTCCTCAAAATAAATCTCATATAGAAGAAATCATGAAAAAATGCAAAGATTTAGGAATTGATTTTAGAGTTAAAGAATATCTTGGGTTTGATGGAAAAAAATGGCACGGAAGCTATAAATTTCCAGAAGCTATAAGTGGAAAAGTTAATAAATACTGTGATTGCAAAACAACAGAATTGCTAATCAGTCCTGCAGGTTTAGTGTATCGCTGCCACTCAGATCTCTATGAAAAAAGAGCCGAAGTAGCAGATATCAGTGATCCAAACTATAAATTTGAAGATATTTACCGACCTTGCATAGTTTATGGACACTGCAATCCATGTGATATAAAAGTAAAAACAAATAGATTTCAGAATTTTGGTCATACATCTGTTGAGATAAAAAATATTAGAGACTTGAACGAGAAAGAGCAGATTTTACTAGAAAATAGCGATTTTAAAGGAGCTTTAAATTTATGA